A genome region from Tolypothrix sp. PCC 7712 includes the following:
- a CDS encoding XisI protein, with amino-acid sequence MDKLTLYRQLVQEILHNYSEQKPAYGNIEVETIFDTERDHYQIVHVGWEGQNWVHSCIIHIDIKNGKIWLQWNGTEDDIAANLVAAGVPNEDIVLGFQSPFMRQFTDYAVS; translated from the coding sequence ATGGATAAATTAACTCTGTATCGCCAGCTTGTACAAGAAATACTACATAATTATAGCGAGCAAAAACCAGCTTACGGAAATATAGAAGTTGAGACAATTTTTGATACAGAACGCGACCATTATCAAATAGTTCATGTAGGCTGGGAAGGTCAAAACTGGGTACATAGTTGTATCATCCATATTGATATTAAAAATGGCAAGATTTGGCTTCAGTGGAATGGTACAGAGGATGATATTGCTGCTAATTTAGTAGCTGCGGGTGTTCCCAATGAAGATATTGTATTAGGGTTCCAGTCTCCTTTTATGAGACAGTTTACAGACTATGCAGTGAGTTAG